In Deefgea piscis, the genomic window CTGAATGTTTACCAGCGCCAGCACCGCTGAGTGCGAGTGAGCAGCAAGCGCTACAAGCCGCGGCGAAAGATCAGGGCTTTTTGTGGCGGATTAGCAAAAATGGTCGTCATTCTTGGCTTTATGGCACGATTCATATTAATCACGTCACGGGTTTATTTCCCGGCCCCAAAGTGAGGCAAGCGCTGCAAAGCAGCACGATTTTGGCGTTAGAGCTCAATCCCAATGATGCCAAAACACAAGCCGAGCTGGCGCAATTGGCGCAAGCGGGCGCAGGCCAAGTGCCGCCGCAATTGCAATCACGACTGGCGGCGCAATTAGCGGCGGTGTGTTTGCCTGCCAGCGCGGAGCAAGCGATTCATCCGACCTTATTATTTGCCAGTATAAGTGTACTGGGGTTGAGAGCGCAGGGTTTAGAGGCTGAGTATGGTAGCGAGCAGATGTTGCTGGCATTGGCGCAAGCTGGAAAACAGCGTGTCGTCGCGCTGGAAACACCGACGATTCAGATGAATGCTTTGCTTGGCCCTGAGCTTAATGTCAGTAGCGAAGATTATGAATTGGCCTTGCAGCAATTAGAAAGCAAGGCCGATCAAGCGCTGGCGCTAAAGATCGTTAAAGCCTGGGAGCAGTCTGATTTTACGACGCTTACCCAATATGCCCAATGGTGCGATTGTTTAAATACACCGGCGCAAAAGGCCAGTATGCAGCGTTTAATGGCCGGACGTAATCCAGCCTTGGCCGATGGGATTGCTCAATGGCATCGGCAAGGAGCCAGCGTTTTTGCCGCGGTGGGCAGTTTGCATATGGTCGGTCGCAAAGGATTATTGTTTTTATTGGCGCAGCGCGGTTTTAAAATCGAAAGGATTCATTGAGCTTTTCTTTGGAACACCCAAACGCCAGCACCAAGTTCAGGTGGCAGCACCAATTGGCTTAAATCACGGCGTTCTTGCCAGTCAAAGGCCGATTGCGCCTGATATTCGTCCCAATTACCGGTAATAAAGCGCGAACGGCTACCGATCACAATATAGGTTTGCACATCGCGCTGGCGAAAAATCTGTTTTTCAAAGGTATTGCCAGCCGGAGGCCAGCAGCATAAAACCACTTGGCTTGGAAAGCGTTTGAGCGCAGCAATGGCGTCCAGTTGTAATACGTCGGCCGGATAGTCGACGACCTGTCGCCAGCTAAAGTCATCGCAAGCGGTGATATCGGCGTTTTGTTGGCGTAAAAATCGACTTAAAGTCCCATCGCCGGCGGCGATTTCAAGGCAGGGTTGCTGGCCAATCAGCTGGGCTAAACCGGCGATCAGCTCTTGGCTGTAAAAACAATAAATCCCGCGCTTAGCAACTAATGGCATTAATAAATGCTTTTGACTAATCAGCGGCCAAGTCCATTTAAAGCGCTTCATCGACACCGGTTTGCGAACTAAATCGCGCTCAAATAATAAGCGCTGGGCAATTAAGCCATTCCATAAATTAAACCGAACCTTGCCTTGGCTAACGCCCGTGGCGACTGAAAAAGCATATTGGCGCAAAGCCAGCTCGATTAAGCGTTGCCGTTCTTGTTGGCTGACGAGCTCAGCAAAAGCACGACCGTGTCGCTCGCCGGATAAAAAATGCGCGTGGTAATCGATACGAGTGCTCGATTGACGAATGAGCGCTTTGATTTCTGCGGCATCTTGCCGGGCAAAAACGCCTTCCAATTCACCACGAACTGCCTGCCACTGCGCGGGGCAGGCGGCACAGAGTTGGCTAAAGCTCGGATTTTGCTGTAAAAAATGCAAACGTTGTTCTGGGCTGATTGGCGTTTTTATAGACATAGTTCGGTGACGATAGCGCCAGCTTTTGTGGCTAAGATGGGCATATTGTTGCATTCATATGGTGAGCAAGATGAATCAAGCGCAAGCGGTGTTGGATTTTTGGTTTCATGAGATTGATCCGGCGTTATGGTGGGCAAAAAACGTCGAATTTGATCGCTTGATTGAACAGCGGTTTTTGGCTTTGCATACTGCGGCCAAACGCGGCGAGCTGTTTGCTTGGCGCGATAACGCTGCAGGGCGCTTGGCGGAGATTATCGTGCTGGATCAGTTTTCACGAAATATCTATCGCGACCAGCCCGAAGCGTTTGCCCAAGATCCGCAAGCTTTGGTCTTAGCGCAAGAAGCGATTGCGGCCGGGGCTGCGGCGCAATTGACGCCGATGCAAACTAGTTTTTTGTACCTGCCTTTGATGCACAGTGAATCGCTGCTGATTCATCAACAGGCGCTGACTTTATTTACTGAGCTGGGCTTGCCCAATTCATTGGCATTTGAAATCCAACATCAACAAATTATTCAGCGCTTCGGTCGCTATCCGCATCGCAATGCGATTTTAGGCCGGGTATCGAGCGCAGCGGAGTTGGAATTTTTGCAGCAAGCAGGATCGGCGTTTTAAGTGACTGAATGGCCTGAAGTTTTTGCTGTTTACGTCGATATCTAGGGTCAGTAGCGCGATTCTCGCGGCGAATCAAGGTGTCGTAAGTGCTGGCATAAAACGACTACGCTGCGTGCTTCGTACCTTACCTCAGGCCAAAATCCGCACCAACGCGGTTGGCAAACCAAGCGTCAACAGACCCTAGGTATCCATTTGGAGTGCAATACCATGAATTCACTGAGCGCATTTAATTCTGCAGTTGCGGCTGGCAATACTTTGAGTCGTGGTCTGAATACGCAGCCAAGTGCCTCGTCATCAGTCGCCGCGCCAGCGACCAAGGGCAGTGCGTTGCAGCAGCGAGTGGATGATTTAAGCTCAGCCACCCTGCAAATGGCGGGTGATCTGATTGGGCAATTTGCGAAGCAACTATTTGGTGATCAAGCGCAGGGGATGAAGATTGAGTTTGATACGCTGAGTTTGAGTGCCGAATCGAGCTTTAGCGCGATGCAGCAATCGACGCAAAGCGCGGAGCAAAGTCGTCA contains:
- a CDS encoding TraB/GumN family protein, whose amino-acid sequence is MRFGRWLGLIGLLFLSASLHAECLPAPAPLSASEQQALQAAAKDQGFLWRISKNGRHSWLYGTIHINHVTGLFPGPKVRQALQSSTILALELNPNDAKTQAELAQLAQAGAGQVPPQLQSRLAAQLAAVCLPASAEQAIHPTLLFASISVLGLRAQGLEAEYGSEQMLLALAQAGKQRVVALETPTIQMNALLGPELNVSSEDYELALQQLESKADQALALKIVKAWEQSDFTTLTQYAQWCDCLNTPAQKASMQRLMAGRNPALADGIAQWHRQGASVFAAVGSLHMVGRKGLLFLLAQRGFKIERIH
- a CDS encoding DUF924 family protein; protein product: MNQAQAVLDFWFHEIDPALWWAKNVEFDRLIEQRFLALHTAAKRGELFAWRDNAAGRLAEIIVLDQFSRNIYRDQPEAFAQDPQALVLAQEAIAAGAAAQLTPMQTSFLYLPLMHSESLLIHQQALTLFTELGLPNSLAFEIQHQQIIQRFGRYPHRNAILGRVSSAAELEFLQQAGSAF